In Silene latifolia isolate original U9 population chromosome X, ASM4854445v1, whole genome shotgun sequence, the following proteins share a genomic window:
- the LOC141617321 gene encoding protein JINGUBANG-like, which yields MAYNVIDGLLYTGSHDKTVKAWKITDRKCVDSFLAHADTINAMEINDKGYLFTCSSDGTLKMWSKVSGENLHTLTMTLHFNPFPINTLALTNSTSNEDGFLYGGASDGGIYYWEQQITGEYIRRGCMKGHQFAVASVAAVADLVVSGGVDTTVRIWRRKKRWCYECVGVLEGHNGPVKCVKVCLEEESFVKGFLVFSGGLDKCFKVWRVRVLGDASHDADHLSDSASNVNDGEDD from the coding sequence ATGGCGTACAATGTCATCGACGGATTACTCTACACAGGCTCACATGACAAAACCGTCAAAGCGTGGAAAATTACTGACAGAAAATGCGTCGACAGTTTCCTCGCTCACGCGGACACCATCAATGCCATGGAGATCAACGACAAGGGCTACTTATTCACATGTTCATCAGACGGAACCTTAAAAATGTGGAGCAAAGTATCGGGTGAAAACCTTCACACATTAACAATGACCCTTCACTTCAACCCATTTCCGATCAACACGCTTGCATTAACAAATTCGACATCAAATGAAGACGGGTTCTTATACGGGGGAGCTTCGGACGGAGGAATATACTACTGGGAGCAGCAAATAACAGGTGAGTATATACGTCGAGGGTGCATGAAGGGGCACCAGTTTGCTGTGGCTAGTGTCGCGGCTGTGGCGGATTTAGTGGTGAGTGGTGGAGTCGATACGACGGTGAGGATatggaggaggaaaaagaggtggTGTTATGAGTGTGTTGGGGTGTTAGAAGGGCATAATGGTCCTGTTAAATGTGTTAAGGTGTGTTTGGAGGAAGAGAGTTTTGTTAAAGGGTTTTTGGTGTTTAGTGGAGGTTTGGATAAATGTTTTAAGGTCTGGAGGGTTAGGGTTTTGGGTGATGCTTCTCATGATGCTGATCACTTGTCTGATTCTGCTAGTAATGTTAATGATGGGGAGGATGACTAG
- the LOC141617322 gene encoding uncharacterized protein LOC141617322 encodes MNIAFWNVRGTKRKNFAEELNFFSSSNGIKILAICDTKSTSKPEPFTTASFGFNNCDFVPSIGLSGGIWLFWKESISMTFSLKVLFRSIRFIACEICDLQNNLVFCLIFVYAPAQPSEKADFWSELENFVLNLELPFLLLGDLNEIKSPSEKEGGAKVTNARCVRLNKFLNNTNCVDLPFSGNFFTWRKKKTSSDNVFEILDKAVASPNWINSYPNLQFMHHAFTSSDHCPISVKFHEQAHKKAPPFRFELMWTLRNDFTKMVKSSWQYQFRGSYMFCLSQKCKLLKQKAKKWNQSTFGNIFRQLSIAEKKLENIQNQLGSSHATVLEVAQLKWLKK; translated from the coding sequence ATGAATATTgctttttggaatgttaggggtacaaaaagaaaaaactTTGCCGAGGAACTTAATTTTTTTAGCTCGTCCAATGGTATTAAAATTTTAGCTATTTGTGATACGAAATCAACTTCAAAGCCCGAACCTTTTACGACTGCTAGTTTTGGCTTTAATAACTGCGATTTTGTTCCGAGTATTGGGCTATCGGGTGGTATTTGGTTATTTTGGAAAGAGTCTATTTCCATGACTTTTTCGTTAAAGGTCCTTTTTAGGTCAATTAGATTCATTGCGTGTGAAATTTGTGACTTACAAAATAACTTGGTTTTTTGCCTTATCTTCGTTTATGCTCCAGCTCAACCATCTGAAAAGGCGGATTTTTGGAGTGAGTTGGAAAATTTTGTCCTAAAtcttgagttgcctttcttgttaCTAGGAGATCTCAACGAGATTAAAAGTCCTAGTGAAAAAGAAGGCGGTGCTAAAGTTACCAATGCACGTTGTGTGAGACTAAATAAGTTCCTAAACAATACAAATTGTGTAGACCTCCCCTTTTCTGGTAATTTTTTCACTTGGAGAAAAAAGAAAACTAGCTCTGATAATGTTTTTGAAATTCTTGATAAAGCCGTAGCGTCTCCAAATTGGATTAATAGTTATCCAAACTTACAATTTATGCACCATGCTTTCACTAGCTCCGACCATTGTCCTATATCTGTGAAATTTCATGAGCAAGCTCATAAAAAAGCGCCTCCGTTTCGGTTTGAACTCATGTGGACCCTTCGAAATGACTTCACTAAGATGGTTAAAAGTAGTTGGCAGTACCAATTTCGTGGATCTTATATGTTTTGTCTTTCTCAAAAATGCAAGTTACTAAAGCAAAAGGCTAAGAAATGGAACCAATCTACCTTTGGAAATATTTTTAGACAACTTTCAATTGCTGAAAAAAAGTTAGAGAATATTCAAAACCAACTTGGTTCATCCCATGCTACAGTTTTAGAAGTTGCGCAGTTGAAATGGCTGAAAAAATGA